A portion of the Calothrix sp. 336/3 genome contains these proteins:
- a CDS encoding thioredoxin family protein — MPLTPSTMLPLGTLAVNFHVSDVVSGNTISLYNFADKKALLVMFISRHCPYVQHIKHELAQIGRDYKDKNLGIIAISSNDANTHPDDAPESLKAFAQELDLSFPLGYDETQEVAKSFFAACTPDFFLFDADKRLVYRGQLDDSRPKSEIPVTGKDLRNAIDAVLGDRASYSPYRDVSPEQKPSIGCNIKWKPGNEPVYYKTPAVTVS; from the coding sequence ATGCCATTAACACCTTCAACAATGCTGCCCTTAGGCACCCTAGCAGTTAATTTTCATGTATCCGATGTGGTATCTGGTAACACAATCTCCCTGTATAACTTTGCCGACAAGAAAGCTTTGTTAGTTATGTTTATCAGCCGCCATTGTCCCTACGTGCAACATATTAAACATGAGTTAGCACAAATAGGCAGGGACTACAAAGATAAAAACTTGGGCATTATCGCCATTAGTTCTAATGATGCTAATACTCATCCCGATGATGCACCCGAATCACTGAAGGCTTTTGCCCAAGAGTTAGATTTATCTTTTCCCCTTGGCTACGACGAAACCCAGGAAGTTGCTAAAAGCTTTTTCGCTGCTTGTACTCCCGACTTTTTCTTATTTGACGCAGACAAGCGACTTGTGTATCGCGGACAGCTAGATGATAGTAGACCCAAGAGTGAAATACCTGTAACTGGAAAAGATTTGCGGAATGCGATCGATGCAGTTTTAGGCGATCGCGCATCTTACAGTCCTTATCGGGATGTCAGCCCAGAGCAAAAGCCGAGTATTGGTTGCAATATCAAATGGAAACCTGGTAATGAACCTGTTTATTACAAAACTCCGGCTGTTACCGTTAGTTGA
- a CDS encoding class I SAM-dependent methyltransferase family protein has protein sequence MAKTWFEWHDLYNTEPKLQQRLQIVREYIWRAIDASPAGKIRVVSLCAGDGRDLLGTLASHPRKNDVYGRLVELNPQLSDRGKASVESAGLSNQLEFINGDASNSSNYIGVVPADIIIVCGIFGNLADEAELRRLIGNLPVLAKKGSFALWTRGHSDGIAYSDTVRRVFQENQFEEVNFQLTLTGDMGVGIHRYLGEGLPLPENQQLFEFSGAPDKYRSVSVAAN, from the coding sequence ATGGCGAAAACTTGGTTTGAATGGCACGATTTGTACAATACAGAACCCAAATTACAACAACGACTACAAATAGTTCGGGAATACATTTGGAGGGCGATCGATGCATCCCCAGCAGGGAAAATTCGTGTAGTTAGTCTCTGTGCAGGGGATGGACGGGATTTATTAGGAACCTTAGCCAGTCACCCCCGTAAAAATGATGTCTACGGACGCTTAGTGGAGTTAAATCCCCAACTGAGCGATCGCGGAAAAGCATCTGTGGAATCGGCTGGCTTATCTAACCAACTTGAGTTTATTAACGGCGATGCCAGCAACTCTTCTAACTATATAGGTGTTGTTCCGGCAGACATCATTATTGTCTGTGGCATTTTCGGTAACTTGGCGGATGAAGCTGAACTAAGACGATTAATTGGCAACCTTCCTGTCCTCGCCAAAAAAGGCTCCTTTGCCCTTTGGACTCGCGGACATTCTGATGGTATCGCTTACTCAGATACTGTTCGCAGAGTTTTCCAAGAAAATCAATTTGAAGAAGTCAACTTCCAATTAACTCTGACTGGAGATATGGGGGTAGGTATTCATAGATACCTTGGTGAAGGATTGCCTTTACCGGAAAATCAACAACTATTTGAATTTTCTGGCGCTCCAGACAAGTACAGAAGTGTCAGCGTTGCTGCTAATTAG
- a CDS encoding aliphatic sulfonate ABC transporter substrate-binding protein, giving the protein MKVAFLPQSHNALKQLVRYTTIGLFALSASLPSSFVQTSQAQQKPGFKSKVINLAYQTSGDIVKARKQVEPRFKALGVTVNWVGPFPAGPQLIEAMNAGRVDIGTVGETPPIFAQAAGVTEVVYIAGRRPSKGTNQGIFVRANSQIKKLSDIKGKKVAFQRGSNAHYLLARALKEVGLKITDVKVVGLTPSEARDAFIQDKVEVWVGGDPFYALVEKNIPIRNLRNAAGINTLGGFYIARRKFITENPQLTRVFLEEADKAGEWADKNPREAAQALAPDLKIDASILETVGRRTVRQLRVLSPSIIGEQQRVADFYFQEKIIPRKVNIRDAVPPTPLLREITPKRLGQL; this is encoded by the coding sequence ATGAAAGTCGCGTTTTTACCTCAGAGTCATAATGCATTGAAGCAACTTGTTAGATATACAACTATCGGATTATTTGCATTATCAGCTTCCTTGCCTAGTAGCTTTGTTCAAACTTCTCAAGCACAACAAAAACCGGGATTTAAGTCCAAAGTTATCAACTTGGCATATCAAACTTCTGGAGATATTGTTAAAGCGAGAAAACAGGTAGAGCCACGCTTTAAAGCATTAGGTGTAACCGTGAATTGGGTAGGACCATTTCCCGCAGGACCACAATTAATAGAAGCGATGAATGCTGGTCGGGTTGATATTGGTACTGTGGGAGAGACACCACCAATATTTGCCCAAGCCGCAGGCGTAACCGAAGTTGTTTATATTGCCGGACGTAGACCTAGCAAAGGCACGAACCAAGGTATTTTTGTCCGAGCCAATTCTCAGATTAAAAAGCTATCTGACATTAAAGGGAAAAAAGTTGCTTTTCAAAGAGGTTCAAATGCTCATTATTTATTAGCAAGAGCCTTAAAAGAAGTTGGCTTAAAAATCACTGATGTCAAAGTTGTGGGTTTAACTCCATCAGAAGCGCGTGATGCTTTTATTCAAGACAAAGTGGAGGTTTGGGTAGGCGGCGATCCCTTTTATGCTCTCGTAGAAAAAAACATTCCCATTCGCAATCTGAGAAATGCGGCAGGAATTAATACCTTAGGTGGATTTTACATTGCTAGACGTAAATTTATCACCGAAAATCCGCAACTGACGCGAGTATTTTTAGAGGAAGCTGATAAGGCGGGAGAATGGGCTGATAAGAATCCTCGTGAAGCTGCCCAAGCACTTGCTCCCGATTTGAAAATTGATGCATCAATATTAGAAACTGTTGGACGCAGAACAGTTCGCCAGTTAAGAGTGCTATCTCCTTCTATTATTGGCGAGCAACAGCGTGTTGCTGATTTTTATTTTCAAGAAAAGATTATTCCTCGAAAAGTAAATATTAGGGATGCTGTGCCACCTACTCCATTATTACGGGAGATTACTCCTAAAAGGCTTGGTCAATTGTAA
- a CDS encoding TauD/TfdA family dioxygenase codes for MSYNHIEVKPVAGFIGAEIDGVNLSQSLTDNAVQEIRQALLKYKVVFFRNQNIDHAAQIAFTSRFGEVTYAHPHEDEPPEGFAEILPIDRRRYERRNGLRRASYESRWHTDVTAVVNPPAGSILRAVNVPSIGGDTTWTNLVAAYEGLSAPLRALADTLKAEHRFNAGLRIPSNSKLAQRIAENPLVSIHPVVRVHPETGERALFVNPGFTSHILDVSPQESELLLELFFNQITKPAYTTRFRWNNGDIAFWDNRATAHLAPQDIDHIEVERVLYRTTIKGDIPVGVDGFRSQVVEGEAFGSELPTVLKNQIEQRQAEPVHS; via the coding sequence GTGAGTTACAACCATATTGAAGTCAAACCTGTAGCTGGTTTTATCGGTGCTGAGATTGATGGTGTAAATCTTTCTCAATCCTTAACTGATAATGCTGTGCAAGAAATTCGCCAAGCACTATTAAAGTACAAAGTGGTCTTCTTTCGTAATCAGAATATTGATCATGCTGCTCAAATCGCTTTCACAAGTCGTTTTGGGGAAGTAACCTATGCCCATCCCCATGAAGATGAACCACCCGAAGGATTTGCGGAAATCTTACCAATCGATCGCAGACGTTATGAACGGCGTAATGGTCTACGTCGTGCAAGCTATGAGAGTCGCTGGCATACCGATGTGACTGCTGTTGTTAATCCTCCTGCGGGATCGATTTTACGTGCAGTCAATGTTCCTAGTATCGGCGGAGACACTACTTGGACTAACTTAGTCGCAGCTTACGAGGGCTTATCGGCACCCTTACGAGCATTAGCTGATACATTGAAAGCTGAACATCGTTTCAATGCCGGCTTGCGTATACCCAGTAACAGCAAACTAGCCCAACGCATCGCAGAGAATCCTTTGGTTTCAATTCACCCAGTTGTACGGGTTCATCCAGAGACAGGTGAACGAGCTTTATTCGTCAATCCTGGCTTTACCTCCCATATTCTTGATGTGTCTCCCCAAGAAAGCGAATTACTGCTGGAATTGTTCTTTAACCAAATTACCAAACCTGCTTACACTACCCGTTTCCGTTGGAACAATGGTGACATTGCATTCTGGGATAACCGTGCTACCGCACATTTAGCACCCCAAGACATAGATCACATCGAAGTTGAGCGGGTACTCTATCGCACCACTATCAAGGGTGATATACCTGTTGGTGTTGATGGTTTCCGCTCCCAAGTAGTCGAAGGAGAAGCCTTTGGTAGCGAATTACCAACTGTTCTCAAAAATCAAATCGAGCAAAGGCAAGCAGAACCCGTACATTCCTAA